In one window of Microbacterium natoriense DNA:
- a CDS encoding branched-chain amino acid ABC transporter ATP-binding protein/permease, giving the protein MPLADRSWFKSTWPFAVAAAAVGIGIGAILSAALPGYFVFLAISAVVAAIAILGLGIVTGSAGMIALCQLTFAAVGAWIVSLLNVMQAPGGFVVWLVLGGIAAGLVGIIVGLPALRLRGVNLAVVTLGFAAAADVTLVQIQFPGSVDGTSIERPELFSNDRQFFFLSVVVLAVCGLGVFFLQRGRWGSSWKAVAFSERGTAAAGQSVQVAKLTAFAVSAALGGIAGGLLAGQVQLPFASSFTPLQSLALYVLAIMSGAHLIDMAILGGILWVLVPELLKRWGIDQNWGFVVFGVLGVQALTSGTNLGQTVRDLIWRRADRRTAGAALTALPPDAEADAAVITTTTTATVDEAALDGAPVLTVEGLTVQFGALKALDDVSFQVPSASIMGLIGPNGAGKSTFVDAIGGFLPKHGGRVLLGGRDLAGLSPTRRARLGLRRTFQQDRVPPALTVGAYVRFVARRRLAASDIDEVLEFFGCPPAKARLSSVDVGTRRLVEVAANVIARPRLLILDEPAAGLSHEEHLALAARLRELPGRYGVALIIIEHDLDLVRSVCPMLTVLDFGRVLASGPQAEVLANPDVVKAYMGETELLS; this is encoded by the coding sequence ATGCCGCTCGCTGACCGCTCCTGGTTCAAGTCCACCTGGCCGTTCGCCGTCGCGGCAGCCGCCGTCGGCATCGGCATCGGCGCGATCCTCAGCGCCGCCCTGCCCGGCTATTTCGTCTTCCTGGCGATCAGCGCGGTCGTCGCGGCCATCGCCATCCTCGGACTCGGGATCGTCACCGGCTCGGCCGGGATGATCGCCCTGTGCCAGCTCACCTTCGCGGCCGTCGGCGCGTGGATCGTCTCGCTGTTGAACGTGATGCAGGCGCCGGGCGGGTTCGTCGTCTGGCTTGTGCTCGGCGGCATAGCCGCCGGTCTCGTGGGCATCATCGTCGGGCTGCCGGCGCTGCGCCTGCGCGGAGTGAATCTCGCGGTCGTCACCCTGGGATTCGCCGCCGCAGCCGACGTCACGCTCGTGCAGATCCAGTTCCCCGGTTCTGTCGACGGCACCTCGATCGAGCGCCCGGAGCTCTTCTCGAACGACCGGCAGTTCTTCTTCCTCTCCGTCGTCGTGCTCGCCGTCTGCGGTCTCGGCGTGTTCTTCCTCCAGCGAGGGCGCTGGGGCTCGTCGTGGAAGGCCGTCGCCTTCTCCGAGCGCGGCACCGCGGCGGCAGGACAGAGCGTGCAGGTCGCGAAGCTCACGGCGTTCGCCGTGTCGGCGGCCCTCGGCGGGATCGCCGGTGGTCTCCTCGCGGGCCAGGTGCAACTGCCCTTCGCCTCGAGCTTCACTCCGCTGCAGTCGCTCGCGCTCTATGTCCTGGCGATCATGTCGGGCGCGCACCTCATCGACATGGCGATCCTCGGCGGCATCCTCTGGGTGCTCGTGCCCGAGCTCCTCAAGCGGTGGGGCATCGACCAGAACTGGGGCTTCGTCGTCTTCGGCGTGCTCGGCGTGCAGGCTCTGACCAGCGGCACGAACCTGGGACAGACCGTCCGCGATCTGATCTGGCGCCGCGCGGACCGCAGGACCGCGGGCGCGGCGCTGACGGCGTTGCCTCCGGATGCCGAAGCCGATGCAGCGGTCATCACCACCACGACCACGGCGACCGTCGACGAGGCCGCTCTCGACGGCGCGCCCGTGCTCACCGTCGAAGGGCTCACGGTGCAGTTCGGGGCGCTGAAGGCCCTCGACGATGTGTCGTTCCAGGTGCCGAGCGCGTCGATCATGGGCCTCATCGGGCCGAACGGGGCCGGCAAGTCGACGTTCGTCGACGCGATCGGCGGATTCCTGCCGAAGCACGGCGGCCGCGTGCTTCTGGGCGGTCGCGACCTCGCCGGCCTCTCCCCCACGAGGCGCGCCCGCCTGGGTCTTCGGCGCACGTTCCAGCAGGATCGTGTGCCGCCGGCGCTCACCGTCGGAGCCTACGTGCGCTTCGTGGCGCGGCGGCGGCTCGCGGCATCCGACATCGACGAGGTCCTGGAGTTCTTCGGCTGCCCGCCGGCCAAGGCTCGCCTGTCGAGCGTCGACGTCGGCACCCGGAGGCTGGTCGAAGTCGCGGCGAACGTGATCGCGCGCCCCCGACTGCTCATCCTCGACGAGCCGGCAGCCGGCCTGTCGCACGAGGAGCATCTGGCACTCGCGGCACGGCTGCGGGAGCTCCCCGGGCGCTACGGCGTCGCACTGATCATCATCGAGCACGACCTCGATCTCGTGCGCTCGGTATGCCCGATGCTCACCGTGCTCGACTTCGGTCGAGTGCTGGCGAGCGGCCCGCAGGCCGAGGTGCTGGCGAACCCCGACGTCGTGAAGGCGTACATGGGAGAGACGGAGCTGCTGTCATGA
- a CDS encoding MoaF C-terminal domain-containing protein, with protein MADTSTDPALDEWRTYDEFAAGIDAFRLPNTTLAGTALTLTLDDGSILALSFDSVAVTWTGFEAAGTDPYDAVAVRDDIVFVNIPLESREREAITVVYSTTTHRATVVRSRIAAEAVEGVPQVGQDFWAATTDRGPATGEVPGPSRDLIGKRNVYRYSPHHLYEHVYVSSLRYAWQCLEGVQRGHGDMDLSTVWKFADGLYLFCFREFRIAVASVWLHDLGYQLMTTGIFLGLNGDGDAEHSRAGGHIYPLGSVAYPDAQPV; from the coding sequence ATGGCCGACACCTCCACAGACCCGGCGCTCGATGAGTGGCGCACCTACGACGAGTTCGCCGCCGGAATCGACGCGTTCCGCCTGCCGAACACGACCCTCGCCGGCACGGCCCTCACGCTGACACTCGACGACGGCTCGATCCTCGCGCTCTCCTTCGATTCCGTGGCCGTCACCTGGACCGGATTCGAGGCGGCCGGAACCGACCCCTACGACGCGGTCGCCGTGCGAGATGACATCGTGTTCGTGAACATCCCTCTCGAGAGCCGTGAACGCGAAGCGATCACCGTCGTCTACTCGACCACGACCCACCGCGCGACCGTGGTCCGCTCCCGTATCGCCGCCGAGGCGGTGGAGGGCGTTCCGCAGGTCGGTCAGGACTTCTGGGCCGCGACCACCGACCGTGGTCCGGCGACGGGCGAGGTTCCAGGGCCGAGCCGCGATCTCATCGGCAAGCGCAACGTGTACCGCTACAGCCCGCACCATCTCTACGAGCACGTCTACGTCTCCAGCCTTCGCTACGCGTGGCAGTGCCTGGAAGGGGTGCAGCGCGGTCACGGCGACATGGACCTGTCGACCGTGTGGAAGTTCGCCGACGGCCTGTACCTCTTCTGCTTCCGCGAGTTCCGCATCGCTGTCGCCAGCGTCTGGCTGCACGACCTCGGCTATCAGCTCATGACCACGGGGATCTTCCTCGGCCTCAACGGCGACGGCGACGCCGAGCACTCCCGTGCAGGAGGCCACATCTACCCGCTCGGCTCCGTCGCCTACCCCGACGCCCAGCCGGTGTGA
- a CDS encoding ABC transporter substrate-binding protein, giving the protein MNKRVAGTAALFAVAALILSGCADDGGSGSGGGSIVVGSVNTISGPATFPEASQAAAAVFDAFNEEGGLNGQKIDYKALDDKGDPATATASARELVGSDGAVALVGSASLIECEINAKYYEQESILSIPGIGVDTGCFDSENISPANVGPFNDMTLTLQYGSEVLGLDDICVLLEIAGSTRPTYQAAIDKWTEITGKKPKYVDDTVPYGASDYTPYIVKAREQGCKALAINPVEPDAIGQVKAANAQGWDDVTWLYLTSVYSENFAKAVDNAGAGIYVPAEFYPFTDDNDINKDWRALMEKNDIPLTSFSQGGYLAATYFIEVLKSIKGDITRESVTKALQGMDPIDNPMVGTPYAFGTQNTAGWPIILKSGTNAWEKVSEDWLRIGE; this is encoded by the coding sequence ATGAACAAGCGAGTAGCAGGCACCGCGGCCCTTTTCGCCGTGGCAGCCCTCATCCTGTCCGGCTGCGCCGATGACGGTGGATCCGGCAGCGGGGGCGGTTCGATCGTCGTCGGATCCGTCAACACGATCAGCGGCCCGGCGACATTCCCGGAGGCGTCGCAGGCGGCGGCAGCCGTGTTCGACGCCTTCAACGAAGAAGGTGGTCTGAACGGACAGAAGATCGACTACAAGGCGCTCGACGACAAGGGCGATCCCGCCACGGCGACGGCGTCGGCCCGAGAGCTGGTCGGCAGCGACGGAGCGGTCGCGCTCGTGGGCTCGGCCAGCCTCATCGAGTGCGAGATCAACGCCAAGTACTACGAGCAGGAGAGCATCCTCTCTATTCCCGGCATCGGCGTGGACACGGGATGCTTCGACAGCGAGAACATCTCGCCTGCGAACGTCGGACCGTTCAACGACATGACCCTGACGCTGCAGTACGGATCTGAGGTCCTCGGCCTCGACGACATCTGCGTGCTTCTCGAGATCGCCGGCTCCACCCGGCCGACCTACCAGGCCGCGATCGACAAGTGGACCGAGATCACAGGCAAGAAGCCGAAGTACGTCGACGACACCGTGCCCTACGGAGCATCCGACTACACGCCGTACATCGTGAAGGCGCGTGAGCAGGGCTGCAAGGCTCTCGCGATCAACCCCGTCGAGCCCGACGCGATCGGTCAGGTCAAGGCCGCCAACGCACAGGGTTGGGACGACGTGACCTGGCTCTACCTCACCAGCGTCTACAGCGAGAACTTCGCGAAGGCGGTCGACAACGCGGGCGCCGGCATCTACGTGCCTGCCGAGTTCTATCCGTTCACCGACGACAACGACATCAACAAGGACTGGCGGGCGCTGATGGAGAAGAACGACATCCCGCTCACGTCGTTCAGCCAGGGCGGCTACCTCGCCGCGACGTACTTCATCGAGGTGCTGAAGTCCATCAAGGGCGACATCACCCGCGAGAGCGTGACGAAGGCGCTGCAGGGCATGGACCCGATCGACAACCCGATGGTGGGAACGCCCTACGCGTTCGGCACGCAGAACACCGCCGGCTGGCCGATCATCTTGAAATCCGGCACGAACGCTTGGGAGAAGGTCTCCGAAGACTGGCTGCGCATCGGCGAATAG
- a CDS encoding nuclear transport factor 2 family protein, with the protein MRNADIILAHYAASDRGDLEGMLAPLADDVQWTEAAGFPYAGTYVGPDAVAANVFQRIQEEWDDYTLAIDEVIDGGDVVVGIGTYSGTYIRTGRFFAARVAHVWRLTDGRVAAFEQFTDTELVNRALRD; encoded by the coding sequence ATGAGGAACGCAGACATCATCCTCGCCCACTACGCCGCCAGCGACCGGGGAGACCTCGAGGGGATGCTGGCGCCGCTGGCCGACGATGTGCAGTGGACGGAGGCTGCGGGATTCCCGTACGCAGGCACCTACGTCGGACCGGATGCCGTCGCCGCCAACGTGTTCCAGCGCATCCAGGAGGAGTGGGACGACTACACGCTCGCGATCGACGAGGTCATCGACGGCGGAGACGTCGTCGTCGGCATCGGCACGTACTCCGGCACCTACATCCGGACGGGGCGCTTCTTCGCCGCGCGCGTCGCGCACGTCTGGCGGCTGACCGACGGGCGGGTCGCCGCGTTCGAGCAGTTCACCGACACCGAGCTGGTCAATCGCGCACTGCGCGACTGA
- a CDS encoding ABC transporter permease subunit, whose product MLQGAIAGLAAGGLYAVLGVCLTLMSRLVRVVNFAQAATGMFGAFTAVWFVSRLGLPIWLGSIIGILVAGLLSAAIGWIAATWLSEASTTTRSAMTVGPLLLLISLSFILFGNKPQPFTPIIAGPAFSFGGVVVSQVTVATVLMAVVAAVVVRVVLRRTRVGTQLRALSERPTTAELLGIRSRPLSISVWFVTGVISAIAIIIVAPTQSSDATGLSMLIVPAAAAALLGGFRRLDLAVVGGIVLGVLGGLVAQLDEVALVRNFLPFLFIVVLLLWTQRKEVWDAAR is encoded by the coding sequence ATGCTGCAAGGCGCCATAGCCGGACTCGCCGCCGGCGGACTCTACGCCGTCCTCGGCGTGTGTCTGACGCTGATGAGCCGCCTCGTGCGGGTCGTCAACTTCGCTCAGGCCGCCACGGGGATGTTCGGCGCGTTCACGGCCGTGTGGTTCGTGAGCAGACTCGGCCTGCCGATCTGGCTCGGCTCGATCATCGGGATCCTCGTCGCCGGGCTCCTGTCGGCGGCGATCGGATGGATCGCCGCGACCTGGCTCTCGGAGGCGTCCACGACGACCCGCTCGGCGATGACCGTCGGACCTCTGCTCCTGCTGATCTCGCTGTCGTTCATCCTGTTCGGCAACAAACCGCAGCCGTTCACGCCGATCATCGCGGGACCGGCATTCTCGTTCGGCGGCGTCGTCGTCAGCCAGGTGACCGTCGCCACGGTGCTGATGGCGGTCGTGGCCGCGGTGGTCGTTCGCGTCGTCCTCCGCCGCACGAGGGTGGGCACGCAGCTGAGGGCGCTGTCCGAGCGTCCGACCACGGCGGAGCTGCTCGGCATCCGCTCCCGTCCGCTGTCGATCTCGGTGTGGTTCGTCACCGGAGTCATCAGCGCCATCGCGATCATCATCGTCGCGCCGACGCAGTCCAGCGACGCCACCGGACTCTCGATGCTCATCGTGCCCGCCGCTGCCGCCGCGCTGCTCGGCGGCTTCCGCCGGCTCGACCTCGCCGTCGTCGGCGGCATCGTGCTGGGCGTGCTCGGCGGCCTGGTCGCGCAGCTCGACGAGGTCGCCCTGGTGCGCAACTTCCTCCCGTTCCTGTTCATCGTGGTCCTGCTGCTGTGGACCCAGCGCAAGGAGGTGTGGGATGCCGCTCGCTGA